CATCCCCGGGATCTCGCAGAACGGACAGCCGTCCCCGGGCCCGGCCCCGGTGGGCTTGCCCTCGCCCTTGATGTACGCCATCCGGTGCGGGGTCCACAGCCGCTGGAAGCCGTCGGGGGCCCCGGCCCCGCCCTGTTCCTCCTCGACCTCGCACAAGATCTGACCGGCGTCTTCGGGCACGTCGAGGCGCGCCTCCGGCACGTCGCGGCCCTCCGGCTCTACGCTCAAGACGGCGTTCTCCTTCTGCTCGCCCGTTCCAGCAGCATAGAGAGAACGCGCCGCCGGGCTGAAGCCGGGCCTCGGGGCGGGCGGTTCCCGCCGCCGCGAATTCCGCGGTCCCGTGGCGGCGCGACCGCCGGCTTCGACACCATAGGACACAGCGACCCGACCGCTGGGAGCCCCCGATGAGCGACCTCGAGCAGAGCCCCTCCGCCGACGGAGCGGATCCCGGAGCCACGCGGTCCGAGGCCGCCCCCATGCCGTTCTTCCCGGCGCCGCCGGCCCGGCACACCACGCCTCCCACGGGTGTGGCGCTGTCGGGCGGCCCGCCGTCGGCGGGCTCGTCGGCGGTGGGCTCGTCGGCGGTGGGCACGCTGGCCCCGCCGATGGCGCCGCCTCAGGTGTCGCAGGTGTCCGGGAGGCATCAACGCGCCGTCCGGCCCCTGCCTGCGCCGACGGAGCCCGAGACCGCCCCGCCCGCCGGGAACGCACAGCCCGGGACCGCCGCGGTGGTCAAGGGCCGGATCACGATCGAGGACGAGGTGGTCGAGAAGATCGCCGCGCTGGCCGCGCTGGAGGTGGACGGCGTGGCCTCGCTGAGCGAGCGCATCCAGGGCGTCCGCGTGCACACAAGGGACAACGAGGTGGCGTTGGACCTGACCATCGTGGTCGAGTACGGCACCGTCATCATGGACGTCGCCAAGCTGGTCAAGACCAACGTGGCCCGGGTGACGAGCCTGATGCTGGGCATGCGGGTCACGGCCGTGAACGTGGTCATCGACGACGTCCGGATGCCCGGCCAGGGCGTCGGGCGGCGGGGCTAGCCCAGCCGCAGGTCGCAGGTCTGCGGCACGGTCGAACCCACGTAGCTGAGCTGGATGCGCTCCACGAGGTCCACCGGGGCGTCCCGGAAGACGAACGTGTGCGGTCTGCCGCCCTTGACCCGCCCGGTCCTCTCCACGCTGCTCAGGCCCTGCAGATGCACCTTGACGTGGACGAACGCCTCCCCGTCCATGCGCACGACGACGCTGAGGCCCTCGACTCCGTACTCTGCGGCCCCGAGCCCGTCCGGGCAGTGGTCGGCGGTGCCGCGACCGCCGGGCAGCGGCACCGGGTCGCCCTGCCCGCCGCCGCCCGGGTGCTGAGACCCGCCGGGCCCGCTCTCACCGCCGGGGCCCTCGCCCCGCCCCTGGGACCGCCGCTGATCGTCGCCGGTCGGGCCCGCGCCCGGTGACGCGGTCGTCCCGGCCCCGCCGACGGTGCGGGCGCCCGCGGTGGCGGCGCCCGTCCCGTCGCCGTCGTCGAACAGCGGCATGAGCAGGACCGCCACCGCCGCCAGCACCAGCAGGACCGAGCCCCCGTACCCGAGGATCCGCAGTCGATCGGCGGGGTCGCGGACGGAGGGCTTCCCGGCGTTCATCGGCGTGTGTCCATGCTCATGGGGGTTCAGATCTGGACGCGGTCCTCGACCGCCTGGACGATCTCCTCGATCGCCTCGTCGATCGGGATCCCGTTCCGCTGCTCGCCGCCGCGGTAGCGGAACGACACGGCGTCCTTGGCCACGTCGTCGTCCCCGGCCAGCAGCATGAAGGGGATCTTGGCCTTCTGGGCGTTGCGGATCTTCTTCTGCATCCGATCGGCGGAGGCGTCGACCTCCACCCGGATGCCCCGGGCGCGCAGCCCGGCGGCCACCTTCTCCAGATGCGGGACGTGCGCGTCGCCGATCGGGATGCCGACGGCCTGCACCGGCGACAGCCACGGCGGCATCGCGCCCGCGTAGTGCTCCAGGAGCACGCCGAAGAACCGCTCGATGGACCCGAACAGCGCCCGGTGGATCATCACCGGCTGCTGCCGGGACCCGTCGGCCGCCTGGTACTCCAACCCGAACCGCTTGGGCTGGTTGAAGTCGACCTGGATGGTCGACAACTGCCAGGTGCGGCCGATGGCGTCCTTGGCCTGCACGGAGATCTTGGGGCCGTAGAACGCCGCGCCGCCCGGGTCGGGCACCAGCTCCAGCCCGGACTCCTCGGCGGCCTCGCGGAGCGCGTCGGTCGCCTCGGCCCAGTCCTCGTCGGAGCCGATGAACTTCTCCGACGCGTCCCGGGTGGACAGCTCCAGGTAGAACTCGCTGAGCCCGTAGTCGCGCAGCAGGCCCAGCACGAAGCCGAGCAGACTCTTGAGCTCGTCGCCCATCTGCTCCTTGGTGCAGTAGATGTGCGCGTCGTCCTGGGTCATGCCCCGCACCCGGGTGAGGCCGTGCACCACGCCGGACTTCTCGAACCGGTAGACGCTGCCGAACTCGAACAGCCGCAGCGGCAGCTCCCGGTACGACCGCCCGCGCGCGTCGAAGATCAGGTTGTGCATCGGGCAGTTCATCGGCTTGAGGTAGTAGTCCGCCCCGTCGACCTCCATGGGCGGGAACATGTCGTCCTTGTACCAGCCGAGGTGCCCGGAGGTCTCGAAGAGCTGCCCCTTGGTGATGTGCGGGGTGTTGACGAACTCGTACCCCTCCTCCTCGTGCCGGCGGCGGGAGTAGTCCTCCATCACCCGGCGGACGATGCCGCCCTTGGGGTGGAAGACGGCCAGGCCGCTGCCGATCTGGTTGGGGAAGGAGAACAGGTCCAGCTCCGCGCCGAGGCGGCGGTGGTCGCGCTTCTCGGCCTCGGCGAGCAGGGTCAGGTACTCGTCCTGCCGCTCGCGGGACTCCCAGGCGGTGCCGTAGATCCGCTGGAGCTGCGGGTTCCTCTCGCTGCCGCGCCAGTAGGCGCCGCCGGAGCGCATCAGCTTGAACGCCGGGACGGTGCGGGTGGTCGGCAGGTGCGGGCCCCGGCA
The DNA window shown above is from Thermomonospora umbrina and carries:
- the thrS gene encoding threonine--tRNA ligase, with the protein product MSTVSELRITLDGSERMVAAGTTAGEALEADGRTVIAARVGGELRDLAHEVRDGDVVEPVEIGSDDGRAILRHSTAHVMAQAVQELFPDARLGIGPPVENGFYYDFDVKEPFTPEDLKRIEKRMREIVKQGQRFSRRVVSDDAARAELADEPYKLELIGLKGGASSDDGANVEVGAGELTIYDNLDPKSGDLCWKDLCRGPHLPTTRTVPAFKLMRSGGAYWRGSERNPQLQRIYGTAWESRERQDEYLTLLAEAEKRDHRRLGAELDLFSFPNQIGSGLAVFHPKGGIVRRVMEDYSRRRHEEEGYEFVNTPHITKGQLFETSGHLGWYKDDMFPPMEVDGADYYLKPMNCPMHNLIFDARGRSYRELPLRLFEFGSVYRFEKSGVVHGLTRVRGMTQDDAHIYCTKEQMGDELKSLLGFVLGLLRDYGLSEFYLELSTRDASEKFIGSDEDWAEATDALREAAEESGLELVPDPGGAAFYGPKISVQAKDAIGRTWQLSTIQVDFNQPKRFGLEYQAADGSRQQPVMIHRALFGSIERFFGVLLEHYAGAMPPWLSPVQAVGIPIGDAHVPHLEKVAAGLRARGIRVEVDASADRMQKKIRNAQKAKIPFMLLAGDDDVAKDAVSFRYRGGEQRNGIPIDEAIEEIVQAVEDRVQI
- a CDS encoding Asp23/Gls24 family envelope stress response protein yields the protein MSDLEQSPSADGADPGATRSEAAPMPFFPAPPARHTTPPTGVALSGGPPSAGSSAVGSSAVGTLAPPMAPPQVSQVSGRHQRAVRPLPAPTEPETAPPAGNAQPGTAAVVKGRITIEDEVVEKIAALAALEVDGVASLSERIQGVRVHTRDNEVALDLTIVVEYGTVIMDVAKLVKTNVARVTSLMLGMRVTAVNVVIDDVRMPGQGVGRRG